A window from Myxococcus fulvus encodes these proteins:
- a CDS encoding MFS transporter yields MTAPSPASPSRPLLTFALVWLGQFVSLFGSGLTSFALGAYVYQLTGSTTRFVLISFCATLPLAVLSPFAGVLVDRWDRRKAMLWSDVGSGVTTGLIWTLLVADNAGWLKFQSWYMYPIVLLGGCCTAFRWPAWQATTPLLIPKRHLGRASGLAELGAAISQIASPVFAGVLVGSIGLHGVLFMDVLSFLFAASVLVAVRFPSPPPSAARASGKRSMRAELAEAWRFVRERRGLTYLLCFTTFTNASMALVLLLITPLVLSFTDVKSLGVIGSVSGLGMLAGGVLTSVWGGPKQRMRGVAGFPLIAAAMLLLAALPPSVPLLATAAMLFLFSMPLTAANSQVLWQTKVPLEIQGRVAALRKTVGQSAVLLVTLVAGPLADRVFEPWMAPGGALADSMGRLLGTGPGRGIALLFVVIGLTVLCAVGLLLSSPRARRVQEELPDVIPSHPLASTLPSEPPAADAVPENRLSATGNTPS; encoded by the coding sequence ATGACCGCCCCGTCGCCTGCTTCACCGTCGCGCCCGCTGCTCACGTTCGCCCTCGTCTGGCTGGGTCAGTTCGTCTCCCTGTTCGGCTCCGGGCTGACGTCGTTCGCGCTGGGCGCGTACGTCTACCAGCTCACCGGCTCCACGACGCGCTTCGTGCTCATCTCGTTCTGCGCGACGCTGCCGTTGGCGGTGCTGTCGCCGTTCGCCGGCGTGCTGGTGGACCGATGGGACCGGCGCAAGGCGATGCTCTGGAGCGACGTGGGCTCGGGCGTCACCACGGGGCTCATCTGGACGCTGCTGGTCGCGGACAACGCGGGCTGGCTGAAGTTCCAGAGCTGGTACATGTACCCCATCGTCCTGTTGGGTGGCTGTTGCACGGCGTTCCGGTGGCCCGCGTGGCAGGCGACGACGCCGCTGCTCATCCCCAAGCGGCACCTGGGGCGGGCCAGTGGCCTCGCGGAGCTGGGCGCGGCCATCAGCCAGATTGCCTCGCCGGTGTTCGCGGGCGTGCTGGTGGGCAGCATCGGCCTGCACGGCGTGCTCTTCATGGACGTGCTGAGCTTCCTGTTCGCCGCGAGCGTGCTCGTCGCGGTGCGCTTCCCGTCACCACCGCCGAGCGCGGCGCGGGCTTCGGGCAAGCGCTCCATGCGCGCGGAGCTCGCCGAGGCGTGGCGCTTCGTGCGCGAGCGGCGGGGGCTGACGTACCTCTTGTGTTTCACCACGTTCACCAACGCGAGCATGGCGCTGGTGCTGCTGCTCATCACGCCGCTGGTGCTGAGCTTCACGGACGTGAAGAGCCTGGGCGTCATCGGCTCCGTGTCCGGCCTGGGCATGCTGGCCGGCGGCGTGCTCACCAGCGTGTGGGGCGGCCCCAAGCAGCGCATGCGGGGCGTGGCGGGCTTCCCGCTCATCGCCGCGGCGATGTTGCTGCTGGCCGCGCTGCCGCCCAGCGTCCCGTTGCTCGCCACGGCGGCGATGCTGTTCCTGTTCTCCATGCCGCTCACCGCGGCCAACTCGCAGGTGCTCTGGCAGACGAAGGTGCCGCTGGAGATCCAGGGCCGGGTGGCCGCGCTGCGAAAGACGGTGGGCCAGTCCGCGGTGCTGCTGGTCACGCTGGTGGCGGGGCCGCTGGCGGACCGCGTCTTCGAGCCGTGGATGGCTCCGGGCGGCGCGCTGGCGGACAGCATGGGGCGCCTTCTGGGCACCGGCCCCGGCCGCGGCATCGCGCTCCTCTTCGTCGTCATCGGCCTCACGGTGCTGTGCGCCGTGGGCCTGCTGCTTTCGTCCCCTCGCGCGCGGCGCGTCCAGGAAGAGCTTCCGGACGTGATTCCCTCCCATCCGCTCGCCTCGACGCTTCCTTCCGAACCGCCCGCGGCCGACGCCGTGCCCGAGAACAGGCTCTCGGCGACGGGGAACACCCCGTCTTGA
- a CDS encoding DUF2383 domain-containing protein produces the protein MAQAGKDVETLNSFLRGEISAVETYRQAMGHIEHDVRRRTLEECLKDHEQRVEALKERIRQLDGEPAEGSGVWGVFAKVVQGGADLLGEDKAISALEEGEDKGLRDYEQNAGKVHGDLRRFVRMELLPKQKSTHKKLSHLKHTLH, from the coding sequence ATGGCTCAGGCTGGCAAGGATGTCGAGACGCTCAATTCCTTCTTGCGGGGCGAGATTTCAGCGGTGGAGACCTACCGCCAGGCGATGGGGCACATCGAGCACGACGTGCGGCGACGCACGCTCGAGGAGTGCCTGAAGGACCACGAGCAGCGCGTGGAGGCGCTCAAGGAGCGCATCCGGCAGCTCGACGGTGAGCCCGCGGAGGGCTCGGGCGTGTGGGGGGTGTTCGCCAAGGTGGTCCAGGGCGGCGCGGACCTCCTGGGCGAGGACAAGGCCATCTCCGCCCTGGAGGAGGGCGAGGACAAGGGCCTTCGCGACTACGAGCAGAACGCGGGCAAGGTGCACGGCGACTTGCGCCGCTTCGTGCGCATGGAGCTGCTCCCCAAGCAGAAGAGCACGCACAAGAAGCTCAGCCACCTGAAGCACACCCTGCACTGA
- a CDS encoding DUF2378 family protein → MSQERVIFGNTVDSLYLKTLDKDLSYDLRNELREMGMDLDGPLQAAYPHAVWVRCLDTVARALHPDRTLEEARRLLARRMIEGYAQTVMGAAVLTLARVLGPMRSLGRMTHNFRSGNNFTETRVTVVNPTTADLWFNEPSATEGFVEGVLEEGLHRIGVRGLTISRTRHDEDSCTYRLEWYDPSAR, encoded by the coding sequence ATGAGCCAGGAGCGCGTCATCTTTGGCAACACGGTGGACAGCCTGTATCTGAAGACCCTCGACAAGGACTTGTCCTACGACCTTCGCAACGAGCTGCGGGAGATGGGCATGGACCTGGACGGCCCGCTCCAGGCCGCCTATCCCCACGCCGTCTGGGTGCGCTGCCTGGACACGGTGGCCCGCGCGCTCCATCCGGACCGGACGCTGGAGGAGGCGCGCCGGCTGCTCGCGCGGCGCATGATTGAGGGCTACGCGCAGACGGTCATGGGCGCGGCGGTGCTCACCCTGGCGCGCGTGCTGGGCCCCATGCGCTCGCTGGGCCGCATGACGCACAACTTCCGGAGCGGCAACAACTTCACGGAGACGCGCGTCACGGTGGTGAACCCCACCACCGCGGACCTCTGGTTCAACGAGCCTTCGGCCACCGAGGGCTTCGTCGAGGGCGTGCTGGAAGAGGGGCTGCATCGCATCGGTGTGCGCGGGTTGACCATTTCCCGCACCCGTCACGACGAGGACTCCTGTACCTATCGGCTCGAGTGGTACGACCCCTCCGCTCGCTGA
- a CDS encoding VWA domain-containing protein: protein MLPRRLNGRAPGALAASGLALVLLGSADARAFTEEHVIILIDRSGSMLTTRASGQTRFVEAVTRGRDFVQTPNVLPRRFAVWTFEGATYRREQGFMDGASTVTTLNNLTSGLGATPLAVAVCDAADELLQFEPGVDARKVVHLISDGEENSTPEDSPCYGPSSNKRYPDLEEGSWQWKVRNMLKTGDPLRDSPNPFQLVFDADVFYNHLNLSPFADPLESPFLTLLRGLSRDSGGQYMPIEDSRPLPIPGDTDGNGCIDSKDYYLMLASYGLSVPPGDPKADFNGDKVVDFTDYSIVLGNLGRGCAAGPQPWLPMSGG, encoded by the coding sequence ATGTTGCCTCGAAGACTGAACGGGCGGGCGCCAGGCGCGCTCGCGGCCAGCGGACTCGCCCTGGTGCTGCTGGGCAGCGCTGACGCGCGGGCCTTCACCGAGGAGCACGTCATCATCCTCATCGACCGCAGCGGCTCCATGCTCACCACGCGCGCCTCCGGCCAGACGCGCTTCGTGGAGGCCGTGACGCGTGGGCGCGACTTCGTGCAGACGCCCAACGTCCTGCCGCGCCGCTTCGCCGTGTGGACGTTCGAGGGGGCCACCTACCGCCGTGAGCAGGGCTTCATGGACGGGGCGTCGACGGTGACGACGCTGAACAACCTGACCTCGGGCCTGGGCGCCACGCCGCTGGCGGTGGCCGTCTGTGATGCCGCGGACGAGCTGCTCCAGTTCGAGCCCGGCGTGGACGCACGCAAGGTGGTCCACCTCATCTCCGACGGGGAGGAGAACAGCACACCCGAGGACTCGCCGTGCTATGGGCCGTCCAGCAACAAGCGCTACCCGGACCTGGAGGAGGGCTCGTGGCAGTGGAAGGTCCGAAACATGCTCAAGACGGGCGACCCACTGCGCGACAGCCCCAATCCCTTCCAGCTCGTGTTCGACGCGGACGTCTTCTACAACCACCTCAACCTGTCGCCCTTCGCGGACCCGCTCGAATCCCCCTTCCTCACCTTGCTCCGGGGGTTGTCGCGCGACTCGGGCGGTCAATACATGCCCATCGAGGACTCACGACCGCTGCCCATTCCGGGTGACACGGATGGCAACGGGTGCATCGACTCGAAGGACTACTACCTCATGCTCGCCAGCTACGGGCTGAGCGTCCCCCCCGGAGACCCCAAGGCCGACTTCAATGGAGACAAGGTCGTGGACTTCACCGACTACAGCATCGTCCTGGGCAATCTGGGCAGAGGCTGCGCGGCCGGTCCACAGCCCTGGCTCCCCATGAGCGGGGGGTAG
- a CDS encoding RCC1 domain-containing protein, with protein MFRNRSAATSRSPLSWCLLLGLWLLMGCGESTATLEPPLRQGRAPLAGRGSASRLSLGQYHSVGVHSDGTVWAWGYNRQGQLGNGQLTDSPTPVQVSQLTDAVAVASGDYHSLALRSDGTVWGWGDNYSGQLGTGTTSASVQPVRVQSLTGVLAVGSGFSHSVALRSDGTVWAWGDNRYKQVGPHSATSNALPIQVPGLREVIAVAAGGNTSLALRADGTLWAWGDNRSGQLGDGTVTTRGQPAQVLGLTGVATVSAGASHCVALRSDGTAWAWGLNATGQLGDGTVTNRATPVQVPLTEVMAVVAGNYHSLAVRSDGAVWAWGDNRYRQLGNGTLTSSRVPILAGLTGGVTLVAGFKHSLTLRADGTVWAWGDNAFGQLGDSTFQPRMSPVRVGTTNTLGNPGVTSGQLHSVYLDASGNVWSWGDNESGQLGNGTGADRLTPALMGLSGAVSVTAGNKHTVVLKGDTTVWAWGVNSRGEVGDGSNVDRSQPVRVSTLTGISAITSGALHSLALRNDGTVWAWGFNRYGQLGDGSTADRNVPVRVTGLTGVTAIAAGHSHSMALRSDGTVWAWGYNFDGQIGSGTNAWHIVPVQVLGLTGVTSIIAGGYHSLALRSDGTVWSWGYNGSGQLGNGSTLNLNAPGPVSNLTGVVSIAAGNFHSLALRSDGTVRAWGFNFDGQLGDGLLENRHVPVMVAGMSNAVAIIAGDHHSMALRSDGTAWAWGYNGEGQLGDGTRDDRLIPTQVEMF; from the coding sequence ATGTTCCGGAACAGGTCTGCTGCGACGTCGAGGAGTCCGCTCTCGTGGTGTCTGCTGCTCGGCCTGTGGCTGCTGATGGGCTGCGGCGAGTCGACCGCGACGCTGGAGCCGCCCCTGCGACAGGGCCGCGCGCCGCTCGCCGGTCGGGGCTCCGCGTCGCGCCTGTCGCTGGGGCAATACCACTCCGTGGGCGTGCACTCGGACGGCACCGTGTGGGCCTGGGGCTACAATCGCCAGGGACAGCTGGGCAACGGTCAGCTCACCGACAGCCCGACACCGGTGCAGGTGAGCCAGCTCACGGACGCGGTGGCGGTGGCCTCGGGTGACTACCACTCGCTGGCGCTGCGCTCGGATGGCACCGTCTGGGGCTGGGGCGACAACTACTCCGGGCAGCTCGGCACGGGGACGACCAGCGCGAGCGTGCAGCCGGTGCGGGTGCAGTCGCTGACGGGCGTGCTCGCGGTGGGCTCGGGCTTCTCGCACTCGGTGGCGCTGCGCTCGGACGGCACCGTCTGGGCCTGGGGTGACAACCGCTACAAGCAGGTCGGTCCCCATTCGGCGACGAGCAACGCGCTGCCCATCCAGGTCCCCGGCCTGCGCGAGGTCATCGCGGTGGCGGCCGGCGGCAACACGTCGCTGGCGCTGCGCGCGGACGGCACCCTCTGGGCCTGGGGCGACAACCGCAGCGGCCAGCTCGGTGATGGCACGGTGACGACCCGCGGGCAGCCGGCCCAGGTGCTCGGCCTGACGGGCGTGGCGACGGTGTCCGCGGGCGCGTCACACTGCGTGGCCTTGCGCTCGGACGGCACGGCATGGGCCTGGGGACTCAACGCCACGGGGCAACTGGGAGACGGCACGGTGACCAACCGCGCCACGCCCGTCCAGGTGCCGCTGACGGAGGTGATGGCCGTGGTGGCCGGCAACTACCACTCGCTGGCGGTGCGCTCGGATGGCGCGGTGTGGGCCTGGGGCGACAACCGCTATCGGCAGCTCGGCAACGGGACGCTGACGAGCAGCCGGGTGCCCATCCTCGCGGGGCTCACGGGTGGCGTCACGCTGGTGGCGGGCTTCAAGCACTCGCTGACGCTGCGCGCGGACGGCACTGTCTGGGCCTGGGGCGACAACGCGTTCGGCCAATTGGGTGACAGCACCTTCCAGCCGCGCATGTCGCCGGTGCGCGTGGGGACCACCAACACGCTGGGCAACCCGGGCGTCACGTCGGGCCAGCTGCACTCCGTCTATCTGGATGCGTCCGGGAATGTCTGGAGCTGGGGCGACAACGAGAGCGGCCAGCTGGGCAACGGCACGGGCGCGGACCGGCTGACGCCCGCCCTGATGGGCCTGTCGGGCGCGGTGTCCGTGACGGCGGGCAACAAACACACCGTGGTGCTCAAGGGCGACACCACCGTGTGGGCCTGGGGCGTCAACAGCCGGGGCGAGGTGGGCGACGGCAGCAACGTGGACCGCTCGCAGCCCGTGCGCGTCTCCACCCTCACGGGCATCTCCGCCATCACCTCCGGGGCCCTGCACTCGCTGGCGCTGCGCAATGACGGCACGGTGTGGGCGTGGGGCTTCAACCGCTATGGCCAGCTGGGGGATGGCTCCACGGCGGACCGCAACGTGCCCGTGCGGGTGACGGGGCTGACGGGGGTGACGGCCATCGCCGCGGGCCACAGCCACTCCATGGCGCTGCGCTCGGACGGCACCGTGTGGGCGTGGGGCTACAACTTCGACGGCCAGATTGGCAGCGGGACGAACGCGTGGCACATCGTCCCGGTGCAGGTGTTGGGGCTCACCGGGGTGACGAGCATCATCGCCGGGGGATACCACTCCCTGGCGCTGCGCTCGGATGGCACGGTGTGGTCCTGGGGCTACAACGGCTCGGGGCAGCTGGGGAATGGCTCGACGCTGAACCTCAACGCGCCCGGGCCGGTGTCGAACCTGACGGGCGTCGTCTCCATCGCGGCGGGGAACTTCCACTCGCTGGCGCTGCGCTCGGACGGCACGGTGCGCGCGTGGGGGTTCAACTTCGACGGCCAGCTGGGGGATGGGCTGCTGGAGAACCGCCACGTGCCGGTGATGGTGGCGGGGATGAGCAACGCGGTGGCCATCATCGCGGGGGACCACCACTCCATGGCGCTGCGCTCGGACGGGACGGCGTGGGCGTGGGGCTACAACGGCGAGGGGCAGCTGGGGGACGGCACGCGGGATGACCGCCTCATCCCCACGCAGGTGGAGATGTTCTGA
- a CDS encoding metal-dependent hydrolase, which produces MVNPPEPGRIIPRPHLKFHFDATFPRIWHHNGLGSTHLWNGLNLLFPQGERFFVRSVNHYLPALADAPELRAQVKTFFAQEGQHAREHQDYIELLESQGYVITGFMKAYQRIVWGFIDKYFPAPLRLAITAALEHYTAIMGENTLTLGVFKDGHPAMRQLIEWHAAEEIEHKAVAFDVLRKVAPGYGLRVTGMFAGIIALFGLWFAATVTLLRQEPGLGWGGIWRELRRAHQKDPVLVRVLWRGLKEYLRPSFHPLDNDNLHLARAHLDSLDVPRAEAA; this is translated from the coding sequence ATGGTCAATCCCCCCGAGCCCGGTCGCATCATCCCGAGACCGCACCTGAAGTTTCACTTCGATGCCACCTTCCCCCGAATCTGGCACCACAACGGCCTGGGCTCGACGCACCTGTGGAACGGTCTCAACCTGCTCTTCCCCCAGGGCGAGCGCTTCTTCGTGCGCAGCGTCAACCACTACCTCCCCGCGCTGGCCGACGCCCCGGAGCTGCGCGCGCAGGTGAAGACGTTCTTCGCCCAGGAGGGCCAGCACGCCCGCGAGCACCAGGACTACATCGAGCTGCTGGAGTCACAGGGCTACGTCATCACCGGCTTCATGAAGGCGTACCAGCGCATCGTCTGGGGCTTCATCGACAAGTACTTCCCGGCCCCCCTGCGGCTGGCCATCACCGCCGCGCTGGAGCACTACACGGCCATCATGGGGGAGAACACGCTGACGCTCGGCGTGTTCAAGGACGGCCACCCCGCGATGCGCCAGCTCATCGAGTGGCACGCCGCCGAGGAGATTGAGCACAAGGCCGTGGCCTTCGACGTGCTGCGCAAGGTGGCGCCGGGTTACGGCCTGCGCGTGACGGGGATGTTCGCGGGCATCATCGCGCTGTTCGGCCTGTGGTTCGCGGCCACCGTCACGCTGCTGCGGCAGGAGCCGGGCCTGGGGTGGGGGGGCATCTGGCGCGAGCTGCGGCGCGCGCACCAGAAGGACCCGGTGCTGGTGCGGGTGCTCTGGCGTGGGCTCAAGGAGTACCTGCGGCCGTCGTTCCACCCGCTCGACAACGACAACCTGCACCTGGCGCGGGCCCACCTGGACTCGCTCGACGTGCCCCGGGCGGAGGCCGCCTGA
- a CDS encoding NAD-dependent epimerase/dehydratase family protein — protein MKTSRRKFLVYSATGASLLALGPESLAAPKKVAKKRILILGGTGFLGPAVVEAARVRGHSLTLFNRGKTRPELFPDVEKLRGDRDPDKDEGLKALKGRKWDAVVDTSGYYPRMVKASAALLAPNVKQYVFISSVSAYASDKTPGEDERGPTATLADPNVETMGKDYEFYGVLKRACEEAAEAALPGRVANIRPGYIVGPDDRSDRFTYWPVRFDEGGEMLAPGTPKDPLQIIDVRDLAEWLVLLIEGQVNGVFNAVGPAEAWSMGAMLDTCRKVTGKDTKVTWVPAEFLEKQGETGDVRLPIYMPPTGTSAGTHLRSNAKAVKAGLKFRPVDVTVRDTLAYFKGLPQERRDKPRAGLPREREAELLALWRKAQEEAKPVPAASGKGG, from the coding sequence ATGAAGACCTCGCGTAGGAAGTTCCTGGTGTATTCCGCCACGGGCGCGTCGCTGCTCGCGCTCGGGCCCGAGTCGTTGGCCGCGCCGAAGAAGGTGGCGAAGAAGCGCATCCTCATCCTGGGAGGCACGGGCTTCCTCGGGCCCGCCGTGGTGGAGGCCGCGCGGGTGCGTGGCCATTCGCTGACGCTCTTCAACCGCGGCAAGACGCGTCCGGAGCTCTTCCCCGACGTGGAGAAGCTGCGCGGCGATAGAGACCCCGACAAGGACGAGGGCCTGAAGGCGCTGAAGGGCCGCAAGTGGGACGCGGTGGTGGACACGTCCGGTTACTACCCGCGCATGGTGAAGGCGTCGGCGGCGCTGCTGGCGCCGAACGTGAAACAGTATGTCTTCATCTCCAGCGTCTCCGCGTACGCGAGCGACAAGACGCCGGGCGAGGACGAGCGCGGCCCCACCGCGACGCTCGCGGACCCCAACGTGGAGACGATGGGCAAGGACTACGAGTTCTACGGCGTGCTCAAGCGCGCGTGCGAGGAGGCCGCTGAGGCGGCGCTGCCGGGGCGCGTGGCCAACATCCGCCCGGGCTACATCGTCGGGCCGGATGACCGCTCGGACCGCTTCACGTACTGGCCGGTGCGCTTCGACGAGGGCGGGGAGATGCTGGCCCCTGGCACGCCGAAGGACCCGCTGCAGATCATCGACGTGCGCGACCTGGCCGAGTGGCTGGTGCTGCTCATCGAGGGCCAGGTGAACGGCGTGTTCAACGCCGTGGGGCCCGCGGAGGCGTGGTCGATGGGGGCGATGCTCGACACCTGTCGCAAGGTGACGGGCAAGGACACGAAGGTGACGTGGGTGCCCGCGGAGTTCCTGGAGAAGCAGGGCGAGACGGGCGATGTGCGGCTGCCCATCTACATGCCGCCCACCGGCACCAGCGCGGGCACGCACCTGCGCTCCAACGCGAAGGCGGTGAAGGCCGGGCTCAAGTTCCGCCCCGTCGACGTCACCGTCCGCGACACGCTGGCGTACTTCAAGGGCCTGCCGCAGGAGCGGCGCGACAAGCCGCGCGCGGGCCTGCCACGGGAGCGTGAAGCGGAGCTGCTCGCGCTGTGGCGCAAGGCCCAGGAGGAGGCGAAGCCCGTGCCCGCAGCTTCCGGCAAGGGCGGGTAA